The following proteins come from a genomic window of Paenibacillus spongiae:
- the rarD gene encoding EamA family transporter RarD, whose protein sequence is MNNGLVNAIIAYIMWGVLPLYWKLFNNVPAGEILSHRVVWSFVFMGILVAVQRRWGDMKRIAASRALLLSLAASGLLIAANWLIFIWAVNNGHVVETSLGYYLNPLLNVMLAVVFLREKPNRGQWLAIAIAGAAVLIIAFDYGRFPWVAISLATSFSLYGFAKKKIGQDASVGLLSETAVVLPVALGYWIYLAAMGKTTAWTLPAFTFVELLLSGAVTALPLLFFARAAARMSLSALGFVQYIGPTIMLFLSVFVFKESVSPVLLFGFALIWTALVVYAAASVRDTRLGKAI, encoded by the coding sequence ATGAACAACGGGTTGGTCAACGCCATTATCGCGTATATCATGTGGGGGGTTCTCCCGCTATATTGGAAGCTGTTTAACAACGTGCCGGCAGGCGAGATTCTGTCGCATCGGGTCGTCTGGTCGTTCGTCTTCATGGGTATTCTCGTCGCCGTCCAGCGTCGTTGGGGCGACATGAAGCGGATTGCGGCTAGCCGTGCGCTCCTGCTGTCGCTCGCCGCCAGCGGACTGCTGATCGCGGCGAATTGGCTCATCTTCATCTGGGCGGTCAACAACGGCCATGTCGTCGAGACAAGTCTCGGCTATTACTTGAACCCGTTGCTGAACGTGATGCTGGCGGTCGTCTTCCTTCGCGAGAAGCCAAACCGCGGTCAATGGCTCGCGATTGCCATCGCTGGCGCCGCGGTGCTCATCATCGCCTTCGACTACGGGCGGTTCCCGTGGGTCGCGATCTCGCTGGCCACGTCGTTCAGCTTGTACGGCTTCGCGAAGAAGAAGATCGGGCAAGACGCTTCTGTAGGCTTGCTGTCGGAGACGGCTGTCGTCCTGCCCGTCGCGCTCGGTTACTGGATCTACTTGGCCGCCATGGGAAAGACGACGGCATGGACGCTGCCCGCGTTCACGTTCGTCGAGCTGCTTCTGTCCGGCGCGGTAACGGCGCTACCGTTGCTCTTCTTTGCGCGGGCGGCCGCCCGGATGTCGCTGTCCGCGCTCGGCTTCGTACAATACATCGGGCCGACGATCATGCTGTTTCTGAGTGTATTCGTATTCAAGGAATCGGTCTCACCGGTTCTGCTCTTCGGCTTCGCGCTCATCTGGACAGCGCTCGTAGTATACGCAGCGGCATCGGTTCGAGACACGAGACTCGGGAAGGCAATCTGA
- a CDS encoding Ig-like domain-containing protein yields the protein MDHAFEAGCHRQPICFFAQYCQIKRNGKERSLFGASEAQIKVKDSTGTLVGLGTADKQGDFSIDVERDEFYELEISF from the coding sequence ATGGATCATGCTTTCGAAGCAGGCTGCCATCGGCAGCCTATTTGCTTTTTTGCACAATATTGTCAAATAAAGAGGAATGGCAAAGAACGTAGTCTTTTTGGTGCAAGTGAAGCACAAATCAAAGTCAAAGATTCTACAGGAACTTTAGTAGGGTTGGGTACGGCGGATAAGCAAGGGGATTTCTCAATAGATGTAGAAAGAGACGAATTTTATGAACTTGAAATAAGTTTTTAG
- a CDS encoding ABC transporter permease, protein MKLFMRFLKQWDIQIMVIPAILVVFVFHYVPMWGILTAFQDYNPGKGLLHSPWVGFKHFRMFFNAPEFGLVMRNTIVISLLKLLIGFPAPIILALMLNEVKHAVYKRIVQTISYLPHFISWVIISGFVISMLSVDNGSINMLLKQLHLIQEPVSWLSMPEYFWAILVTTGVWKEIGFGAIVYLAAIAGVDPHQYEAASIDGAGRFRQILSITIPSITPVIMIFLILAVSQILNAGFEEILLLTNQGINVILRPVSDIIDTYVYRVGIINYRYSYATAAGLFKSVISVGLLVAANWIARKLGRASLW, encoded by the coding sequence ATGAAGCTATTCATGCGGTTTCTGAAACAATGGGATATTCAAATTATGGTCATCCCAGCCATTTTGGTCGTTTTCGTTTTTCACTACGTTCCGATGTGGGGAATCCTGACCGCATTCCAGGACTATAACCCGGGAAAAGGGTTGCTGCACAGCCCCTGGGTCGGCTTCAAACATTTCCGGATGTTTTTCAACGCTCCCGAATTTGGGCTGGTTATGCGGAACACGATCGTGATCAGCTTGCTGAAGCTGCTGATCGGGTTTCCGGCGCCGATCATTCTCGCCCTTATGCTGAATGAAGTGAAGCATGCTGTCTATAAACGGATCGTCCAAACTATTAGCTACTTGCCGCACTTTATTTCATGGGTCATCATTTCGGGATTCGTCATCTCTATGCTCTCGGTCGATAATGGCAGCATTAACATGCTGCTGAAACAGCTCCATCTGATACAAGAGCCGGTCAGTTGGCTGTCCATGCCCGAATATTTCTGGGCGATTCTAGTTACTACGGGGGTATGGAAAGAAATCGGATTCGGTGCCATCGTCTACTTGGCTGCCATCGCGGGTGTCGATCCTCATCAATACGAAGCGGCATCGATCGACGGCGCCGGACGCTTCAGGCAGATCCTATCGATCACGATTCCTTCTATCACTCCGGTTATTATGATCTTTTTGATTCTGGCCGTGAGTCAGATTCTCAATGCCGGCTTCGAAGAAATCCTGCTTTTGACCAATCAGGGCATCAACGTCATCCTTCGTCCCGTATCCGATATTATCGACACGTATGTCTATCGGGTGGGGATCATTAATTACCGCTATTCGTATGCAACGGCAGCAGGTCTGTTCAAATCCGTAATCAGCGTCGGTTTGCTTGTTGCAGCTAACTGGATCGCGCGCAAACTTGGCAGGGCAAGCTTATGGTAG
- a CDS encoding carbohydrate ABC transporter permease, which yields MKRSYEDWALDAVIYISLTLLAFVTLYPFLNSLAISFNEGNDTASGGITLWPRVFTWDNYAYVFRDGKMLHAFLITIARTVSGTFLSILFTSMFAYGLSRRQLIGKKFYMIVCVITMYFSGGLIPSYLLIRDLHLMNTFWVMIIPGMISVWNMIIFRTFFQGLPDGLEESAKIDGCNHLTTFFLIALPVSGPVIATLSLFTAVGHWNAWFDATLYLTNEKLQPIQVVLNQVINSTLEKDPSKEISATAQQAQASLQAVTHQSVVMATMMVATIPIMMVYPFVQKYFVKGVLVGSLKE from the coding sequence ATGAAACGATCATACGAGGATTGGGCATTGGACGCCGTCATCTATATCAGCCTGACACTGCTGGCATTCGTGACGCTGTATCCGTTCTTGAATTCGCTTGCAATCTCCTTTAATGAAGGCAACGATACGGCATCCGGAGGCATTACGTTGTGGCCGCGAGTCTTTACTTGGGATAATTACGCTTACGTCTTTCGAGACGGCAAAATGCTGCACGCATTCCTGATTACGATAGCGCGTACCGTCTCCGGCACATTCCTATCGATATTGTTTACATCTATGTTTGCATACGGACTGTCGCGACGCCAATTGATCGGAAAAAAGTTTTATATGATCGTTTGCGTGATTACCATGTATTTCAGCGGAGGTCTTATTCCCAGCTACCTCCTAATCCGCGACCTGCATCTGATGAACACGTTCTGGGTCATGATCATCCCCGGAATGATCAGCGTCTGGAACATGATTATATTCCGCACGTTTTTTCAAGGCCTTCCCGATGGTTTGGAAGAATCGGCGAAAATCGACGGCTGCAATCATCTGACAACTTTCTTCTTGATTGCGCTACCCGTATCCGGTCCTGTCATTGCAACCCTTTCTTTGTTCACAGCGGTCGGCCATTGGAATGCATGGTTCGATGCGACGCTTTATCTGACGAACGAAAAGCTGCAGCCGATTCAGGTGGTATTGAACCAGGTTATCAATTCAACGCTTGAGAAAGACCCTTCCAAAGAAATCAGCGCTACTGCGCAGCAAGCGCAGGCCAGCTTGCAAGCTGTCACGCATCAATCCGTCGTGATGGCAACGATGATGGTCGCCACGATCCCGATCATGATGGTATATCCGTTCGTGCAGAAGTATTTCGTCAAGGGCGTACTGGTCGGCTCGCTCAAGGAATGA
- a CDS encoding extracellular solute-binding protein, whose translation MKKKKWTVCALLLMLSMSVLTAGCGDNSNGGTPSSNSGDSNSKNTSEAAKPLTFSYFEYDDTFNPSPWGETVTTKWIQENKNVTVKWVTGNGAAQQKFNAMFASGDLPDVITMSPGPELERLIESGKVVALDEYIDKYPNLKKWAGETTLNMNRSGDGHIYTFPVWYIGENWANGNGGYGINRKVYNDLGSPKLETVADFEAYLRLVKEKYPDYVPLEVGNPAAIYMLYSAFKENNPPFFVRNMMFQDGDQLKPITEDPAFKDFILFASRLFRDKLMTQDVFTQKNDQFVEKLNRGKVGIALESNLSTWANKPNAKLRGEDPNGGYEFIWPIRKEGLDKNKITINSYNSTGPDKTVITTNAEDPESIFAYLDWLTGESNLMFIYGPPGLFWDKLDDNGSPILNEKYTNIDKAELANMKISEGWMAGNVKLVDSVKSALNEKLPKDKQDWVTNQQVNIAWKTSADVTAFANFDPLPDSEEGIVLQTVKDIFNQAFSQMIYAASDEDVLSVLNKANDDMMKAGYQKVLDFRMKKWQENIKIMNGG comes from the coding sequence ATGAAGAAAAAGAAATGGACAGTCTGCGCGCTCTTGCTGATGCTGAGCATGAGTGTTCTGACAGCAGGCTGCGGGGACAATTCGAACGGTGGAACGCCGTCTTCAAACAGCGGCGACAGCAACTCGAAGAATACGTCGGAGGCTGCAAAGCCGCTTACGTTCTCCTACTTCGAGTACGACGATACGTTCAACCCTTCGCCATGGGGAGAAACCGTAACGACGAAGTGGATTCAAGAGAACAAGAATGTCACGGTCAAATGGGTGACGGGCAATGGAGCCGCCCAGCAGAAATTCAATGCCATGTTCGCAAGCGGCGATCTGCCTGACGTTATTACGATGAGCCCCGGCCCGGAATTGGAGCGCTTGATCGAATCCGGCAAGGTCGTGGCACTGGACGAATATATCGACAAATATCCCAATCTGAAAAAATGGGCCGGCGAAACTACGCTCAATATGAACCGGTCGGGGGATGGCCATATCTATACGTTTCCCGTCTGGTACATTGGCGAAAACTGGGCGAACGGCAACGGCGGCTACGGCATCAACCGCAAGGTATACAATGATTTGGGATCCCCAAAGCTGGAAACCGTTGCGGATTTCGAAGCTTACTTGCGTCTTGTAAAAGAGAAGTATCCCGACTACGTACCGCTTGAAGTCGGCAATCCTGCCGCCATTTATATGTTGTATTCGGCTTTCAAGGAAAACAATCCCCCATTCTTCGTAAGAAATATGATGTTTCAAGACGGTGACCAACTGAAGCCGATTACGGAAGATCCCGCATTCAAGGACTTTATCCTGTTCGCAAGCCGGTTATTCCGCGACAAGCTGATGACTCAGGACGTCTTCACGCAGAAGAATGACCAGTTCGTGGAGAAGCTGAACCGCGGCAAGGTCGGCATCGCACTTGAATCGAACCTGTCGACTTGGGCCAACAAGCCGAATGCCAAGCTTCGCGGGGAGGATCCAAACGGCGGCTACGAATTTATATGGCCGATTCGCAAAGAAGGCCTCGATAAGAACAAGATCACAATTAACTCGTACAATTCAACGGGGCCTGATAAAACGGTCATTACCACGAACGCGGAAGATCCGGAAAGCATCTTTGCGTACTTGGATTGGTTGACCGGCGAATCTAATTTGATGTTCATTTACGGGCCTCCCGGTCTTTTCTGGGATAAGCTGGACGATAACGGCTCGCCGATTCTGAACGAAAAATATACGAACATCGATAAAGCCGAGCTCGCGAATATGAAGATTAGCGAAGGCTGGATGGCTGGCAATGTGAAGCTCGTCGATTCGGTCAAATCCGCTCTTAATGAGAAGCTGCCGAAAGACAAGCAGGATTGGGTCACGAATCAACAAGTGAACATCGCTTGGAAAACCAGCGCGGATGTCACCGCATTCGCCAATTTCGATCCCCTGCCTGATTCGGAAGAAGGCATCGTTCTGCAGACGGTAAAAGATATTTTCAATCAAGCCTTCTCCCAGATGATCTATGCCGCAAGCGATGAAGATGTGCTCTCGGTCTTGAACAAAGCAAACGATGACATGATGAAAGCCGGCTATCAAAAAGTGCTTGATTTCCGGATGAAGAAATGGCAGGAAAATATTAAAATCATGAACGGCGGTTAA
- a CDS encoding response regulator: MYDVLLVDDEPLDLEAMQLLIPWDELNMKVAGTAYNGFAALELLRRQTVDILITDIQMPIMSGLELAEQAKSRNPSLKIIIISGHEEFQYARKAIAMNASSYILKPFDDRELIHALKNVKEQLHYERERYVKETHMEESLSLLQNEMVLSWIKGSLESPFIDTILNKYGIEWQSGQGCIALIEIDDLSQVLKQVSSEQQTSVIHHIHASITSHIRELRLGLFCRIEDNQIALFMSGLSSSPIEELQALVDAVKQDGIHTITVALGTLVPGFNVIPFSYRNAERLLAAKMFVGKSRVITAEQSEGEIVQQTSDLEKLFDGLFLATGKYDLVQIHDCLEDVFELVRKLGDKLSVYNFSMYVISKIETYLQTLNTNLLELLNIERKHMDVLFIFETIDDIKSWLRKKIYEISEHLHMKRKKPNRKLIGEIDAYMTDNLHRPLQLQEVARLFGFSTNYLGYLFREEMNVSFNEALISKRMEKARKLLQDPKLKIYEVAAQAGYQNLAFFSRHFKQSYGLTPGNYRKKS; this comes from the coding sequence ATGTACGACGTGCTGCTTGTCGACGATGAACCGCTGGATTTGGAAGCGATGCAGCTTCTTATTCCATGGGATGAACTGAATATGAAGGTCGCCGGAACCGCCTATAACGGATTTGCCGCCCTGGAATTATTACGGCGGCAGACCGTCGATATTCTGATTACGGATATCCAAATGCCGATTATGTCCGGTCTCGAGCTTGCCGAACAGGCAAAAAGCCGGAATCCTTCGCTCAAAATCATTATTATAAGCGGCCACGAGGAGTTTCAATATGCCCGCAAAGCAATTGCAATGAACGCAAGCTCCTATATCTTGAAGCCTTTCGACGATCGGGAGTTAATCCATGCACTGAAGAACGTCAAAGAACAGCTTCATTACGAACGGGAGCGTTACGTGAAAGAAACGCATATGGAAGAGTCTCTTTCCCTGCTGCAGAATGAAATGGTGCTTTCGTGGATAAAAGGTTCACTCGAATCCCCGTTCATTGATACTATCCTGAATAAATACGGCATTGAATGGCAATCAGGCCAAGGATGCATCGCCCTTATTGAGATCGACGATCTGTCGCAGGTGTTGAAACAAGTTTCGTCCGAACAGCAGACTTCCGTCATTCATCATATCCACGCTTCCATCACAAGCCATATACGGGAATTGCGGCTTGGGCTTTTCTGTAGGATCGAAGACAACCAAATCGCCCTGTTCATGAGCGGTTTATCATCCTCGCCCATAGAAGAACTTCAGGCGTTGGTCGATGCCGTAAAGCAAGACGGTATACATACGATTACAGTCGCGCTCGGCACCCTCGTCCCCGGGTTCAACGTGATCCCCTTCTCGTACCGTAATGCGGAGCGGCTGCTGGCTGCCAAAATGTTCGTCGGCAAAAGCCGCGTCATTACCGCCGAACAGTCAGAGGGAGAAATTGTCCAGCAAACATCCGATCTGGAGAAGCTGTTCGATGGACTGTTTCTGGCAACCGGAAAATACGATCTCGTACAAATACACGACTGCCTTGAGGATGTGTTTGAGCTGGTGCGCAAGCTCGGAGACAAGCTGTCGGTATACAATTTCTCGATGTACGTCATCTCCAAAATTGAAACCTATCTGCAGACCTTGAATACCAACTTGCTAGAGCTCCTGAACATCGAGCGCAAGCATATGGATGTGCTGTTCATTTTCGAAACGATAGACGATATCAAGTCATGGCTGCGCAAGAAGATTTACGAAATATCCGAGCATTTGCATATGAAACGAAAGAAACCGAATCGCAAGCTGATCGGAGAAATCGATGCCTATATGACCGACAATCTTCATCGGCCCTTGCAGCTGCAGGAAGTGGCCCGGTTGTTCGGATTCTCCACCAATTATTTGGGCTACTTGTTCCGGGAAGAAATGAATGTGTCATTCAACGAGGCCCTGATCAGTAAACGAATGGAAAAGGCACGAAAGCTGCTGCAGGATCCGAAATTGAAAATCTATGAAGTCGCTGCGCAGGCCGGCTATCAGAACCTTGCCTTTTTCAGCCGTCACTTCAAGCAAAGTTATGGGTTAACGCCAGGCAATTATCGAAAAAAAAGTTGA
- a CDS encoding sensor histidine kinase has protein sequence MKFRYKLLLSYLLLVITPIIAIGYFAYTSSVQYVKEQTRQNVVGTLKQAHDNVMEKMKVIERVDNQIYLDQSLQQLLHKTYSPYESYQITKESLTPKLDSVLNLASNDMLLDIFVLNSTLPEIYYTKPGDVSPIIGKRFELYRIDRIVNENWYLQFMLAKEQSLWRQVDRDVKYGNVSLLQKLMHFQTVSTIGIMRIAVSMSDLFGDLDYNRNEQDTPKFWVVNDSEGNRIYESSQNPIPEDWQTHPDRYLLEQQPLEGMNWNLAVLVPLQELEKGAHKVRNLTFFICLASFGLLAVISTAVSNYFSKHIKRIVFSLHSFKEGRFSKRIPYSGRDEFAQISIAFNEMAQNIEELIQEVYVGNLRKKEAELEALQAQIKPHFLYNTLSSISRLSRLGETEKLHQMVNGLAAFYRLTLNQGKSMIPIHKEVEQVQAYIDIQKIKQMDRLEVSCDIPFPLLNYDTPKLILQPFVENALEHAMFGDKLHIRILAQQEGSNIVFKIIDNGIGMSKERLREVGDRAEAGYGIRNVDERIRLQFGEAFGVSLHSGLGIGTTVKIVIPAYRES, from the coding sequence ATGAAATTCCGATATAAGCTGTTGTTGTCATACTTGCTGCTCGTCATTACCCCGATCATTGCCATCGGATATTTTGCTTATACGTCATCCGTACAGTACGTGAAGGAGCAAACCAGACAAAACGTTGTCGGCACACTGAAGCAGGCCCATGATAATGTTATGGAGAAAATGAAGGTCATTGAGCGGGTGGACAATCAGATTTACCTCGACCAGTCGCTTCAGCAGCTGCTGCACAAAACATACAGCCCATATGAGAGTTACCAAATTACTAAAGAGAGCCTGACACCGAAGCTGGACTCCGTCTTGAATCTGGCTTCGAACGACATGCTTCTAGACATATTCGTCCTTAATTCTACTTTGCCGGAAATCTACTATACGAAGCCCGGCGACGTTTCTCCGATTATCGGAAAACGTTTCGAGCTATATCGCATAGACCGGATCGTGAACGAGAACTGGTATTTGCAATTTATGCTGGCAAAGGAACAGTCCTTATGGCGGCAGGTCGATCGTGACGTCAAGTACGGCAATGTTTCACTCCTACAAAAATTGATGCATTTCCAAACCGTATCGACGATCGGCATCATGCGCATCGCGGTGAGCATGAGCGATTTATTCGGGGACCTGGATTATAATCGAAACGAACAAGATACGCCTAAATTTTGGGTGGTCAACGATTCTGAGGGCAACCGAATCTATGAAAGCAGCCAAAATCCGATCCCTGAGGACTGGCAGACGCATCCCGATCGTTATTTGCTCGAGCAGCAGCCTCTGGAGGGAATGAATTGGAATCTGGCGGTGCTCGTACCGCTTCAGGAATTGGAGAAAGGCGCCCATAAAGTCCGCAATCTTACGTTCTTTATTTGCCTGGCCAGCTTCGGGCTGTTAGCGGTTATCAGCACAGCGGTCTCGAATTATTTTTCCAAGCATATCAAACGGATCGTGTTTTCGCTCCATTCTTTTAAAGAAGGGAGATTTTCCAAACGTATTCCCTACTCCGGCCGTGACGAATTTGCGCAAATCTCGATTGCGTTCAATGAGATGGCACAGAACATAGAAGAACTGATTCAAGAAGTCTATGTAGGCAATCTTCGCAAAAAGGAAGCCGAGCTTGAAGCGCTTCAAGCACAAATCAAACCGCATTTCTTATATAATACGCTCTCCTCGATCAGCAGGTTATCGCGTCTCGGAGAAACGGAGAAGCTGCACCAGATGGTAAACGGACTGGCCGCCTTCTATCGGCTGACATTGAATCAGGGAAAGTCGATGATTCCGATTCACAAAGAAGTAGAGCAAGTTCAAGCTTATATCGACATCCAGAAGATCAAACAAATGGACAGGCTGGAGGTTAGCTGTGACATTCCGTTTCCGCTGCTGAACTACGATACGCCGAAGCTGATCCTGCAGCCCTTCGTCGAGAATGCGTTGGAGCATGCTATGTTCGGGGATAAGCTCCATATTCGGATTCTCGCTCAACAGGAAGGAAGCAATATCGTGTTCAAAATCATCGATAACGGGATCGGCATGAGCAAAGAGCGTCTGCGAGAGGTCGGAGACAGGGCTGAGGCAGGCTACGGAATCCGAAATGTCGATGAGCGAATCCGCTTGCAGTTCGGAGAGGCTTTCGGGGTTTCACTGCACAGCGGATTAGGGATCGGAACGACAGTGAAGATCGTCATACCCGCTTATAGGGAAAGCTGA
- the galA gene encoding beta-galactosidase GalA, with protein sequence MNREIKQPLRERFLMDSGWRFALGHASDIKLDFGYWEGKPFAKQAEGRGAIHVKFDDSDWREVSLPHDWAVELDFEYSDDNDINYHGYKPIGRPNPATSIGWYRKRFEVAKEDEGKRLSIEFDGIFRDSMIWLNGYYLGRHESGYTSFRRDITDCVKFDGPNVLVVRADASQVEGWFYEGAGIYRHVWLVKTNPMHVAHWGTYVVSEIGDGFADLTLQTMVVNEDDHAKAVTIESAIYDADGRRVATVQSEPTPIGSWKVCEFNQRIRLEQPWLWDLESPHLYRLVTTVKDGEAETDVYVTSFGIRSIRFDSDQGFFLNGRHVPIRGVCCHQDHAGVGTALPDRLQFYRIEKLKELGVNAYRTSHHPPTPELLEACDRLGMLVMDEHRQVGCGEEFEGQLRSLVKRDRNHPSIILWSIGNEESGIQDTEAGARTARTMKRIVNELDPTRLVSYGGNNGGQSAGINGVVDVRGWNYWKIGANLDEYHNDHPQTPMIGSEEASTLCTRGIYENDEERGYVSSYDENFPGWGSGAEEWMKYYAERPYLAGAFVWTGFDYRGEPLPYRWPCISSQFGMMDTCGFPKDNYYYYQSWWTDRTVLHLFPHWNWPGKEGQDIDVRCYSNCEEVELFLNGRSLGMKPMQHLGHLSWKVPYEPGALVAKGYRNGQEIASAARETTGVPAELRLLPDRSAIDADGEDVSSIAVQIVDALGRVIPTADNEVVFTVTGPGVLIGVGNGNPSSHEPDKYIGSGTVWKRRAFNGLCMAIVQSTKQAGDLCITAESPGLTAAKVTIRTEPCVSYPSV encoded by the coding sequence ATGAATAGAGAGATAAAACAGCCGCTTCGGGAGCGGTTTCTGATGGATTCCGGTTGGAGATTCGCCCTGGGACACGCTTCGGACATCAAGCTCGACTTCGGTTATTGGGAAGGCAAGCCGTTTGCCAAACAAGCCGAAGGGAGAGGCGCGATTCACGTCAAATTTGACGACAGCGATTGGAGAGAAGTCTCGCTGCCGCATGATTGGGCAGTGGAGCTTGATTTTGAATATTCCGACGATAACGACATCAATTATCACGGATACAAGCCGATCGGAAGACCGAACCCGGCGACATCGATCGGGTGGTACCGCAAGCGGTTTGAGGTAGCGAAGGAAGATGAGGGGAAGAGGCTATCCATTGAGTTCGACGGTATATTTCGCGACAGCATGATATGGTTGAACGGCTATTACTTGGGACGTCATGAAAGCGGATATACCAGCTTCCGTCGCGATATTACCGACTGCGTGAAGTTCGACGGGCCGAATGTGCTTGTCGTGCGGGCCGACGCAAGCCAAGTGGAGGGATGGTTTTACGAAGGGGCAGGCATTTACCGGCATGTCTGGCTGGTCAAAACCAACCCGATGCATGTAGCGCATTGGGGAACGTACGTCGTTTCGGAAATTGGCGACGGATTTGCGGATCTGACGCTTCAAACGATGGTTGTCAACGAAGACGATCATGCGAAAGCAGTCACGATCGAATCGGCCATCTATGATGCTGACGGCCGCCGGGTTGCGACCGTTCAGTCGGAGCCAACGCCGATCGGATCGTGGAAGGTGTGCGAGTTCAATCAGCGCATTCGTTTGGAGCAGCCGTGGCTTTGGGATTTGGAGTCGCCCCATCTCTATCGACTCGTTACGACCGTCAAGGACGGCGAAGCCGAAACGGATGTTTATGTAACATCATTTGGCATTCGCAGTATTCGCTTCGATTCGGACCAAGGCTTTTTCCTAAACGGGCGGCATGTCCCGATACGAGGCGTTTGCTGCCATCAGGATCATGCCGGAGTCGGAACGGCGCTGCCCGACCGCTTGCAATTTTACAGGATCGAGAAGCTGAAGGAGCTCGGCGTTAATGCATACCGGACATCGCATCATCCGCCGACGCCGGAACTGCTCGAAGCTTGCGACCGTCTTGGGATGCTGGTCATGGACGAACACCGGCAAGTAGGCTGCGGCGAGGAATTTGAGGGTCAATTGCGCAGCCTGGTCAAACGCGACCGCAACCATCCCAGCATCATTCTTTGGTCGATCGGAAACGAAGAGAGCGGGATTCAGGATACGGAAGCCGGCGCCCGTACCGCAAGAACAATGAAACGGATCGTAAACGAGCTTGATCCGACACGTCTTGTCAGCTATGGCGGGAATAACGGCGGACAAAGCGCGGGGATTAACGGCGTTGTGGATGTGCGTGGCTGGAACTATTGGAAAATCGGCGCCAATTTGGATGAATACCACAACGATCATCCACAGACGCCCATGATCGGCAGCGAAGAAGCGAGCACGCTGTGCACGAGAGGCATCTATGAAAACGATGAAGAACGGGGATATGTCTCGTCGTATGATGAAAACTTCCCCGGCTGGGGATCCGGTGCCGAGGAATGGATGAAGTATTATGCGGAGAGGCCGTATTTGGCCGGCGCCTTCGTATGGACCGGATTCGATTACCGGGGCGAACCGCTTCCTTACCGTTGGCCGTGCATCAGCTCGCAATTCGGCATGATGGATACGTGCGGTTTTCCGAAAGACAACTACTATTATTACCAGTCTTGGTGGACCGACCGGACGGTATTGCATCTATTCCCGCATTGGAACTGGCCGGGTAAGGAAGGGCAGGACATCGACGTGCGCTGCTACAGCAATTGCGAAGAAGTAGAGCTGTTTCTCAACGGCCGCAGCCTTGGCATGAAACCAATGCAGCATCTCGGGCATCTGAGCTGGAAGGTTCCCTATGAGCCTGGCGCTCTTGTTGCCAAAGGATACAGGAATGGACAAGAGATAGCGAGCGCTGCCAGAGAAACAACAGGCGTTCCCGCCGAGCTGCGGTTATTGCCGGATCGCTCTGCCATCGATGCCGACGGCGAAGATGTATCGAGCATTGCCGTGCAAATTGTAGATGCTTTAGGCCGGGTCATCCCCACAGCTGACAATGAAGTTGTATTCACCGTAACCGGACCGGGCGTATTAATCGGTGTCGGCAATGGAAACCCGAGCAGCCATGAGCCGGATAAGTATATCGGCAGCGGCACGGTTTGGAAACGAAGAGCTTTTAACGGACTTTGCATGGCCATCGTCCAATCGACGAAGCAAGCTGGAGATCTGTGCATTACGGCTGAGTCACCCGGATTAACTGCTGCCAAAGTGACGATCCGAACAGAGCCCTGCGTATCGTACCCTTCCGTGTAG